Proteins from one Mesotoga infera genomic window:
- the tnpA gene encoding IS200/IS605 family transposase, protein MNTKFKSNNNVVYSCKYHIVWCPKYRRKVLVGDVELRLKELIVSICAERQVEIIEMEIMPDHVHLLVEVDPQYGVHKLVKAIKGHTSRILRQEFKHLTTKLPTLWTNSYFVATVGGASLSVIKQYIESQKTSQRR, encoded by the coding sequence ATGAACACTAAATTTAAGTCCAACAACAACGTTGTATATTCTTGCAAGTACCATATAGTGTGGTGTCCTAAGTATCGTAGGAAAGTTTTGGTTGGTGATGTAGAACTACGATTAAAGGAATTGATTGTAAGTATCTGTGCCGAACGTCAAGTAGAAATCATAGAAATGGAAATCATGCCTGACCATGTTCACTTGCTTGTCGAAGTGGATCCGCAATATGGAGTCCATAAGCTTGTTAAAGCAATTAAAGGTCATACTTCACGAATACTTAGGCAAGAATTTAAGCACTTGACAACGAAACTGCCCACACTTTGGACAAACAGTTATTTTGTTGCTACCGTAGGTGGTGCATCGCTTTCCGTAATTAAACAGTACATCGAAAGCCAAAAAACCTCGCAAAGGAGGTGA
- a CDS encoding AraC family transcriptional regulator: MRTLKESTMREDYIDCVNSIIDYIEQNLFRPITLEELCSEIFYSPVHLQRIFYYTVGETIGRYIKGRRLSEAAERLAGTSMSILEIALQCGYDSQESFTRAFKSRYCVTPGKYRRLGLHFTLTHRKRLTKKRIERLMGGINMEPKIVKRKAFKVVGLKYYGNDPKNNCPKLWQEFMKRIGEIRNALPVMESYGLMCTGEEDFVDGKFDYIASVAVSDLDNIPEGMVGAEIPEATYAVFTHKGRLDTLQETYEYIYGKWFQNSEYEPVGLNEFELYDDRYTGEENSQFDIYIPLKKKA; the protein is encoded by the coding sequence TTGAGGACGCTAAAGGAATCTACTATGAGAGAAGACTACATCGATTGCGTGAACTCGATAATCGACTATATTGAGCAGAACCTTTTCCGACCGATAACCCTGGAAGAACTTTGTTCTGAGATCTTCTATTCGCCGGTCCATCTTCAACGCATCTTCTACTACACCGTCGGTGAGACGATAGGCCGGTACATAAAGGGAAGAAGACTGAGCGAGGCGGCCGAAAGACTGGCTGGCACATCGATGTCGATACTGGAGATCGCCCTCCAGTGTGGTTACGATTCGCAGGAATCCTTCACGAGAGCTTTCAAGAGTAGATACTGCGTTACACCCGGTAAATACAGGCGCCTGGGACTGCATTTCACACTCACTCACAGGAAACGGCTCACAAAGAAAAGGATCGAAAGACTGATGGGAGGGATAAACATGGAACCGAAAATCGTAAAACGAAAGGCCTTCAAAGTAGTGGGACTGAAGTACTACGGAAACGATCCCAAGAACAATTGCCCAAAGCTCTGGCAGGAATTTATGAAGAGGATAGGGGAAATCAGGAACGCTCTACCGGTTATGGAAAGCTACGGCCTGATGTGTACCGGTGAGGAGGATTTCGTGGACGGCAAGTTCGACTATATCGCCTCAGTGGCCGTTTCGGACCTTGACAACATACCCGAGGGAATGGTGGGAGCCGAAATACCGGAAGCCACTTACGCAGTGTTCACCCACAAGGGCAGACTCGACACCCTTCAGGAGACCTACGAGTACATCTACGGAAAGTGGTTTCAGAACTCGGAGTATGAACCCGTCGGATTGAACGAGTTCGAACTCTACGACGACAGATACACCGGCGAAGAAAACTCCCAGTTCGATATATACATCCCCTTGAAAAAGAAAGCGTAG
- a CDS encoding ribonuclease HII, which translates to MYNRFMGSSEDYETLESFDSTFIERFGTIAGLDEAGRGPLAGPVVAAAVILRGSVRGVNDSKLLSAKDRESLYEEIIDRAYVGIGLSTPEEIDLLNILNATKLAMNRALDGLSVRPSYVIIDGKYLNLKIRGRCIVGGDRLSASIASASIMAKVFRDRLMKDLGNLYPEYGYEKHKGYGTEKHLQAIARYGPSTWHRLTYRPIRESARPELVSRWLRDSAVNEDRLFRAGLLTPEVLR; encoded by the coding sequence ATGTATAATCGCTTTATGGGATCTTCAGAAGACTATGAAACGCTTGAAAGTTTTGACTCGACATTCATAGAGAGGTTCGGAACTATCGCAGGGTTGGATGAAGCAGGCAGAGGGCCGCTGGCCGGTCCGGTGGTTGCGGCTGCGGTAATATTGCGCGGTTCGGTGAGGGGTGTCAACGATTCCAAGCTTCTTTCCGCAAAGGACAGGGAATCGCTTTACGAGGAAATAATCGATCGCGCATACGTCGGGATCGGTCTTTCGACGCCGGAGGAGATAGATCTTCTGAACATTCTGAATGCCACGAAACTGGCCATGAACCGGGCTCTTGACGGACTGAGCGTGAGACCGTCTTACGTGATTATCGACGGAAAATACCTGAATTTGAAGATAAGGGGCAGGTGCATCGTTGGAGGCGACAGGCTGAGCGCATCGATCGCCAGCGCATCGATCATGGCTAAAGTTTTCAGGGACAGGTTGATGAAAGATCTGGGGAACCTCTATCCCGAATACGGTTACGAAAAGCACAAGGGTTATGGAACCGAGAAACATCTACAGGCGATAGCAAGGTACGGCCCAAGCACGTGGCACAGGTTGACCTACAGGCCGATAAGGGAAAGTGCAAGACCGGAACTGGTTTCGAGATGGTTGAGAGATAGCGCAGTGAACGAAGACCGCCTGTTCAGGGCGGGGTTGCTTACTCCGGAGGTACTGAGGTGA
- a CDS encoding 1-phosphofructokinase family hexose kinase: MIFTLTLNPALDRYLYTGKLIADDTVRIDKIKDYPAGKGVDVSRVINELGGHSVAIAFLGGRIGDEIEEMLNDEGVVYASVRTEGETRMNILIESDGGQYRLSLPGPDLSEREIDKLHKTIDILLRERDTLLMCGSVPGGVGKDIYRVLCERMTGRKIKVYIDSDKEPLAEGVKASPTGIKPNTHELDRLLGKESGGDYEKALREVSERYSIPEVLLTMGKEGAMAMIEGRIYRVEVPAVPVKSAVGAGDSFLGAYCMYREMGGTVETALKMAGAASVATVMTPGTELCRREDVVKIMEKVKVNKKAQVRDWR, encoded by the coding sequence ATGATTTTCACGCTTACTTTGAACCCGGCTTTGGACAGATATCTCTACACAGGCAAACTGATAGCCGACGATACCGTCAGGATCGATAAAATCAAGGATTATCCGGCCGGCAAAGGTGTCGATGTCTCGCGGGTCATAAACGAGCTGGGTGGCCATTCGGTGGCGATCGCCTTTCTAGGAGGGCGCATCGGTGACGAGATCGAAGAGATGCTGAACGACGAGGGCGTAGTTTACGCCTCTGTCAGGACTGAAGGTGAAACCAGAATGAACATACTTATCGAAAGCGATGGTGGACAGTACAGATTAAGCCTCCCCGGACCGGATCTGAGCGAAAGAGAGATTGACAAACTCCACAAGACCATAGATATACTTCTAAGAGAGAGAGATACGCTGCTAATGTGCGGCAGTGTACCCGGAGGTGTTGGCAAAGATATATACAGGGTTCTGTGTGAGAGAATGACCGGGAGAAAGATCAAAGTCTACATCGATTCCGATAAAGAGCCGCTTGCCGAAGGTGTCAAAGCCTCGCCCACAGGCATAAAGCCGAACACCCATGAACTTGACAGGTTGCTGGGAAAGGAAAGTGGAGGCGATTACGAAAAGGCTTTGAGAGAAGTCTCGGAGAGGTACTCCATACCCGAAGTTCTCCTCACCATGGGAAAGGAAGGGGCGATGGCCATGATCGAGGGGAGAATCTACAGAGTCGAAGTGCCGGCAGTACCAGTCAAAAGCGCGGTCGGTGCGGGAGATTCCTTCCTCGGGGCTTACTGCATGTACAGGGAGATGGGCGGCACCGTGGAAACGGCCCTCAAAATGGCTGGAGCGGCCAGCGTCGCAACGGTAATGACGCCGGGTACCGAGCTTTGCCGACGTGAGGACGTCGTAAAAATTATGGAAAAAGTCAAGGTGAACAAAAAAGCCCAGGTAAGGGATTGGAGATAG
- a CDS encoding RNA-guided endonuclease InsQ/TnpB family protein, translated as MQITVKIKLEPTKEQESLLQATTKEYIRLVNQMVADFVKSDAPLKYTSKTVIAELPSAVKNQAIKDARSVFKKYKKNVYTNARLKPEDQREVRVPILKKPVAIWNNQNYSLKENILSFPVLIADKSKRIEVKAVLTDYQREQLNGKLGSLRITQKSGKYIAQIAVKIDEKQSETSNKIMGVDLGLKNPAVAIVEGGKTKFVGNGRQAKFIRRKHRSVRRKLGKLKKLKAIKKRHDKEQRWMKDQDHKISRQIVNFAKENQVAVIHMERLTNIRNTAKTSRKNEKNLHPWSFYRLTKYIEYKATLVGIKVEYVNPEYTSQKCPKCGKHNKAKDRKYVCGCGFKAHRDRVGAMNIISATVADGVV; from the coding sequence ATGCAAATCACCGTCAAGATTAAATTAGAACCGACTAAAGAGCAGGAGTCTCTTCTTCAAGCAACAACTAAAGAATACATCCGCTTGGTCAACCAAATGGTAGCAGACTTCGTAAAATCCGATGCACCCCTTAAATATACCAGTAAAACCGTTATTGCGGAGCTTCCCAGTGCAGTAAAAAACCAAGCGATAAAAGACGCTAGAAGTGTTTTCAAAAAGTATAAAAAGAATGTTTATACCAATGCCAGATTAAAACCAGAAGACCAAAGAGAAGTCAGAGTGCCAATTCTTAAAAAACCTGTCGCAATCTGGAACAACCAGAACTATTCTCTAAAAGAAAATATCCTGTCGTTTCCTGTATTAATTGCCGATAAGTCTAAACGTATTGAAGTTAAAGCAGTGCTGACCGACTACCAACGGGAACAGTTAAACGGCAAACTCGGCAGTCTTCGTATAACGCAAAAATCAGGTAAATACATAGCCCAAATAGCCGTAAAAATAGATGAAAAACAGTCTGAGACCAGCAATAAAATCATGGGTGTGGATTTAGGTCTTAAAAACCCTGCCGTAGCCATTGTGGAAGGAGGTAAAACCAAATTCGTTGGTAATGGCAGACAGGCCAAATTTATCCGACGCAAACATCGTTCAGTACGGCGAAAACTCGGCAAACTCAAAAAGCTAAAAGCTATAAAAAAGCGCCACGACAAGGAACAGAGATGGATGAAAGACCAAGACCACAAAATCAGCCGCCAAATTGTTAATTTCGCTAAAGAAAATCAAGTTGCAGTTATTCATATGGAACGCTTGACGAATATTCGCAACACGGCAAAAACAAGCCGTAAAAATGAGAAAAATTTGCATCCTTGGAGTTTCTATCGACTGACAAAGTACATAGAATACAAGGCGACTCTGGTAGGAATTAAAGTAGAATACGTTAATCCCGAATATACAAGCCAGAAATGTCCAAAATGTGGTAAACACAACAAGGCCAAGGATAGAAAATACGTGTGTGGTTGTGGATTCAAAGCCCACAGGGATAGAGTGGGAGCGATGAATATTATTTCCGCAACTGTGGCAGATGGTGTAGTATAA
- a CDS encoding RsmE family RNA methyltransferase gives MPNAFFVEVSGNTVRLDDIEVNHLRVIRAKKGDRLTGTDGRGGIYKFVLEGVGKHEATGTVIEKEFVERDGRTIIIAVAATKWPRLRILLEKATELGVDRIELFQGRRSVALLDGEKLSRYTAVVREAAKQSVNPYLPSVELQRNLDLSGAQNLLLDFRGKPLRELSKELATGREIRLIVGPEGGFTEEEISEISAASVKVSLGRRTLRVETAMIVALGLLNDYTERI, from the coding sequence TTGCCCAACGCCTTCTTCGTGGAAGTCTCGGGCAATACCGTGAGGCTCGACGATATCGAAGTCAATCATCTGAGAGTTATACGCGCGAAAAAGGGAGATAGACTCACAGGGACGGATGGCAGGGGCGGCATATACAAATTCGTGCTGGAGGGAGTCGGAAAGCACGAAGCCACCGGCACGGTAATCGAAAAAGAATTCGTGGAAAGAGATGGCAGAACGATAATAATAGCCGTGGCAGCAACGAAATGGCCGCGGCTTCGTATTTTGCTTGAGAAGGCGACGGAACTCGGAGTGGATCGCATAGAGCTTTTTCAGGGCCGGCGTTCGGTAGCACTTCTGGACGGTGAAAAACTCTCAAGATACACGGCCGTCGTGAGAGAAGCCGCCAAGCAGAGCGTGAATCCATACCTGCCGTCGGTGGAGCTGCAAAGAAATCTCGATCTGTCGGGAGCTCAAAATCTGCTACTGGATTTTCGGGGCAAACCGCTACGCGAACTCTCGAAGGAGCTTGCCACCGGAAGAGAGATAAGATTGATCGTCGGTCCCGAAGGCGGTTTCACAGAGGAAGAGATTTCCGAAATCTCCGCCGCCAGCGTGAAAGTCTCGCTTGGCAGGAGAACCTTGAGGGTGGAAACGGCCATGATAGTGGCGCTTGGTTTGTTGAACGACTACACCGAAAGAATATAG
- a CDS encoding alpha/beta hydrolase: protein MRVKSFAIGAFLLFVVLAFCQTVSPQFVAIERAVSFENDGQELRGILTLPETGDRSFPVVLLLHGFLGHMNDLEVRGTGGSMYEMTADRLAGAGFASLRFDFRGSGISEGNWEDTTFSGQISDTIAAISFLESLPEIDNRKIAVLGLSQGGLVAACVAARDVRVKSVVLWSAVAIPIHTYSALLGADAVDSSMKAAPGEPILANISWGGTTVLKKEFFDELFTIDPVAEVARYDGPLMVVSGLTDAIVFPQPQSGRIFIDYHEGPERLFLQNSGHIYDLFEGKDNLEEVIDESIHWLLETL from the coding sequence GTGAGAGTCAAGAGTTTTGCGATAGGGGCCTTTTTGCTTTTCGTTGTTTTGGCTTTCTGTCAGACGGTCAGTCCTCAGTTCGTTGCGATCGAGAGAGCCGTCTCGTTCGAGAACGACGGTCAAGAGCTGCGGGGTATTCTCACTTTGCCGGAGACCGGCGACAGGTCATTTCCGGTGGTACTCCTGCTCCACGGTTTCCTCGGTCACATGAACGATCTCGAGGTAAGGGGAACGGGCGGTTCGATGTACGAAATGACCGCCGACCGCTTGGCCGGAGCCGGGTTCGCTTCTCTCAGGTTCGATTTCAGAGGATCGGGCATAAGCGAAGGAAACTGGGAAGACACGACTTTTTCCGGTCAGATAAGCGATACTATCGCCGCGATTTCTTTTCTTGAAAGCCTTCCGGAGATCGATAACAGAAAGATCGCCGTTCTGGGCCTCAGTCAAGGTGGTCTGGTTGCGGCCTGTGTTGCGGCACGAGACGTTCGGGTGAAGAGTGTCGTTCTCTGGTCGGCCGTTGCTATTCCCATTCACACGTATTCGGCCCTGCTGGGCGCCGATGCGGTGGACTCGTCGATGAAAGCCGCCCCGGGTGAGCCGATACTGGCCAATATCTCATGGGGAGGAACGACGGTGTTGAAAAAGGAGTTCTTCGATGAGCTTTTCACCATAGACCCGGTAGCCGAGGTGGCGCGCTACGACGGCCCGTTGATGGTTGTATCGGGTCTTACCGACGCCATAGTCTTTCCTCAGCCGCAATCGGGAAGGATATTCATCGATTATCACGAAGGACCGGAAAGGCTGTTCCTTCAAAACTCCGGGCATATCTACGATCTGTTCGAGGGCAAAGACAATCTCGAAGAGGTCATTGACGAAAGTATTCATTGGCTTCTGGAGACCTTATAA
- a CDS encoding M14 family metallopeptidase, producing MTDRNLLIVKLVSLALVAVALVIAGIQFYDHRNFQEEVVKGPGVTQVKKLSDYFEPLKGTINDCNIYIFDSGVPGGTAFLIGSSHPEEPSGNLTAQLFVENAKLTKGRLIVAIRANQSASRVTRPGDAYPLYFAIETPWGEKKFRMGDRWSSPLDSWPDPEVYVNYPSGQLLAYMDVRNFNRTWPGRANGMITEQTNYAFMNLIKEEGVDIFIDLHEAELEYPVISTIVAHQKGADIAGMASMLLTSTEFKIGMEYSPKTLHGLSHREVGDHSDAVSILLEAPEPFLDRVRGITDEKLLLTGQDEFIVTAGKFGLLYEKIDEKGWPIDVRVGRHCSTVLMIFELWGDFNPGKEVVIQEVPRYDEVVKNGTGYYFRDPSKAKPEDIYYE from the coding sequence ATGACTGATAGAAATCTATTGATCGTTAAGCTAGTCTCGCTCGCCCTCGTGGCGGTCGCCCTGGTGATCGCCGGAATTCAGTTCTACGATCACAGAAACTTCCAGGAGGAAGTGGTCAAAGGACCTGGCGTAACCCAGGTCAAGAAATTGAGCGACTATTTCGAACCCCTGAAGGGAACTATCAACGATTGCAACATATATATTTTCGACAGCGGTGTCCCCGGAGGAACCGCCTTCCTTATCGGAAGCTCGCATCCTGAAGAACCTTCTGGCAATCTCACGGCACAGCTGTTTGTCGAGAACGCCAAGCTGACGAAGGGAAGACTGATCGTAGCGATCAGGGCCAACCAGAGCGCCTCTCGCGTTACAAGACCGGGAGATGCCTATCCCCTATATTTCGCCATCGAAACACCATGGGGAGAAAAGAAATTCAGAATGGGTGACCGTTGGTCCAGCCCGCTAGACTCATGGCCCGATCCGGAAGTCTATGTCAACTATCCCAGCGGCCAGTTACTGGCCTACATGGACGTAAGAAACTTCAACAGGACGTGGCCGGGCAGAGCGAACGGTATGATCACCGAGCAAACCAACTACGCCTTCATGAATTTGATTAAGGAAGAGGGCGTCGATATCTTCATCGATCTACATGAAGCCGAACTCGAATACCCGGTAATCAGCACCATCGTCGCTCACCAGAAGGGTGCCGACATAGCCGGTATGGCTTCCATGCTGCTCACCTCGACCGAGTTCAAGATCGGAATGGAGTACTCTCCGAAGACTCTCCACGGACTCTCTCACAGAGAGGTCGGAGACCACTCGGATGCCGTCTCGATCTTGCTTGAAGCGCCGGAACCCTTCCTCGACAGAGTGAGAGGGATCACCGACGAGAAACTTCTTCTCACGGGACAGGATGAATTCATAGTGACGGCCGGTAAATTCGGCCTCCTCTACGAGAAGATCGATGAAAAAGGTTGGCCAATAGACGTCAGAGTTGGAAGGCATTGCTCAACGGTTCTGATGATCTTTGAACTCTGGGGAGATTTCAACCCGGGAAAGGAGGTAGTGATCCAGGAAGTACCAAGGTACGACGAGGTAGTGAAGAACGGAACAGGATACTATTTCCGCGATCCGTCGAAGGCAAAGCCGGAAGATATTTATTATGAATGA
- a CDS encoding MarR family winged helix-turn-helix transcriptional regulator — translation MSRGEVRKEDAATLEKNLRIISTRIRREGRKVLRDFPITPAQFDVLQTLFFQGEKRMSDISRNLGITKSTTTGLVKRLIDAGFIERRRSERDRRSFIIDISSSGKSLIEKVIDRRVEYLRSVMTEISTEQVISLEQIVSLLLEVMDSKKTAE, via the coding sequence ATGTCCCGAGGTGAGGTCAGAAAAGAGGATGCAGCAACTCTGGAGAAAAATCTGCGAATCATTTCTACAAGGATAAGAAGAGAAGGTCGAAAGGTTCTGAGGGACTTTCCGATAACTCCCGCGCAATTCGATGTTCTCCAGACACTTTTCTTTCAGGGCGAAAAGAGGATGAGCGATATAAGTCGCAATCTGGGGATAACCAAGAGTACCACTACCGGCCTCGTGAAAAGGCTCATAGACGCCGGCTTCATTGAAAGAAGACGCTCTGAAAGAGATCGAAGATCTTTCATAATAGATATTTCCAGTTCGGGAAAATCCCTCATCGAGAAAGTTATCGACAGAAGAGTGGAATATCTGCGTTCCGTGATGACAGAGATCAGTACCGAACAGGTTATATCCCTCGAGCAAATAGTCTCCCTTCTTCTCGAAGTGATGGACAGTAAGAAAACGGCAGAGTAA
- the serS gene encoding serine--tRNA ligase, whose amino-acid sequence MVDIRLIRENPELVRKALENRQMGQELLEEILQLDAQRREALQIVEQKKAERNSISSEIARAKASKDDSRAQSLMDRAKEISSEVKELDIRTSQIEEELRQKMLYLPNIPSEKTPVGKSESDNVVVRTWGEPRKPAFEVKPHWDFGPETGLIDFERAAKLSGARFVILRKDLARLERAIMNFMLDLHHSKGYEEVALPFMVKRETMLATGQLPKFEEEAYRIEPDDMFMIPTAEVPLVAQHGEEIIDGELPKKYTAYSACFRREAGSYGKDVRGMIRVHQFDKVELVWFTHPDSSYDALEQLTADAEDVLRKLKLPYRVVALCTGDIGFASAKTYDLEVWLPSYNTYREISSCSNVEDFQARRANIRFRDVDNKLKFVHCLNGSGLAVGRTLVAIIENYQREDGRIDVPEVLVPYMGQEVIG is encoded by the coding sequence ATGGTAGATATCAGGCTGATCCGTGAAAATCCCGAACTGGTAAGAAAAGCTCTAGAAAATCGACAGATGGGACAGGAGCTGCTGGAAGAGATACTTCAGCTCGATGCGCAGAGAAGGGAAGCGCTACAGATAGTTGAGCAGAAGAAGGCCGAAAGAAACAGCATCTCTTCCGAAATAGCCCGCGCCAAGGCCAGCAAAGACGATTCCAGGGCGCAATCTCTCATGGATAGAGCGAAGGAAATCTCCTCCGAAGTAAAGGAATTGGACATTAGGACCTCCCAGATAGAAGAAGAACTACGCCAGAAGATGCTGTATCTGCCAAACATCCCGTCGGAGAAAACACCTGTTGGCAAAAGCGAAAGCGACAACGTGGTGGTGAGGACCTGGGGCGAACCGAGAAAACCGGCCTTCGAAGTCAAACCGCACTGGGACTTTGGCCCGGAGACAGGTCTAATAGACTTCGAACGTGCAGCGAAACTCTCCGGAGCACGCTTCGTTATACTGAGAAAGGATCTTGCACGCCTGGAGAGGGCTATAATGAACTTCATGCTCGACCTGCACCACAGCAAGGGTTATGAAGAGGTAGCCCTCCCCTTCATGGTCAAGAGAGAGACGATGCTTGCAACCGGACAGCTCCCGAAATTCGAAGAGGAGGCATATAGAATAGAACCGGACGATATGTTCATGATACCGACCGCCGAGGTCCCGCTGGTCGCACAGCACGGCGAGGAGATAATAGACGGCGAGCTTCCCAAGAAATACACGGCCTACAGCGCCTGTTTCAGGAGAGAGGCCGGATCTTACGGCAAGGACGTTCGTGGCATGATAAGGGTCCACCAGTTCGACAAGGTGGAACTCGTCTGGTTCACCCACCCAGACTCCTCCTACGATGCGCTCGAGCAACTCACGGCCGACGCCGAAGATGTGTTGCGCAAATTGAAGCTGCCTTACAGAGTGGTGGCGCTCTGCACCGGAGACATAGGGTTCGCCTCGGCCAAAACCTACGATCTCGAGGTCTGGCTGCCTTCCTACAACACTTACAGGGAGATCTCCTCCTGCTCTAACGTTGAGGATTTCCAGGCGAGGAGGGCCAACATAAGGTTCAGGGATGTCGATAACAAACTCAAGTTCGTTCACTGTCTCAACGGCTCCGGGCTGGCCGTGGGAAGAACTCTCGTGGCGATAATCGAGAACTACCAGAGAGAAGACGGTAGAATAGACGTGCCCGAAGTTCTAGTTCCCTACATGGGCCAGGAGGTAATCGGATAA
- a CDS encoding OstA family protein — translation MRRKLPIFLIVTLVFAVILIAQSTVRIKANELLATERQEVFTFKGNVMINKDGDIYVETPLATVTKGATDWQSFITEGETFVIFQTGEATTLSLDYNLDNSTGLMKDVPVAMIYSKEEGQKDIYIYKTDVLKFDQKNEYYEGFAKETADATPELIFIDYKGDLKVDTLYFEYYGETGMLNLKGNVFVNDEKNRRKIWASELLYNTQDDSFKGLNVEIELVF, via the coding sequence ATGAGAAGAAAACTACCAATCTTTTTGATTGTCACACTCGTTTTTGCGGTAATTCTCATCGCCCAGTCAACAGTGCGCATAAAGGCCAACGAGCTTCTCGCGACGGAAAGACAGGAAGTCTTCACGTTTAAGGGAAACGTTATGATAAACAAAGACGGGGACATCTATGTCGAAACTCCCCTGGCAACGGTCACGAAGGGCGCAACCGACTGGCAGTCGTTCATAACCGAGGGTGAGACGTTTGTTATCTTCCAGACGGGCGAGGCGACTACGCTATCGCTCGACTACAACCTGGACAATTCGACCGGTCTTATGAAGGACGTGCCAGTTGCGATGATATATTCCAAGGAAGAAGGCCAAAAGGATATCTACATATACAAAACGGATGTCCTCAAGTTCGATCAGAAAAACGAATATTATGAAGGTTTCGCTAAAGAGACGGCAGACGCGACTCCTGAGCTAATATTCATAGACTACAAGGGCGATCTGAAAGTCGATACGCTCTACTTCGAATACTACGGAGAAACGGGAATGCTCAACCTGAAGGGTAATGTTTTCGTGAACGATGAGAAAAACCGCAGGAAGATCTGGGCCTCAGAATTGTTGTACAATACACAAGACGATTCGTTCAAAGGATTGAACGTCGAGATAGAACTCGTATTCTAG